In Phyllopteryx taeniolatus isolate TA_2022b chromosome 6, UOR_Ptae_1.2, whole genome shotgun sequence, one genomic interval encodes:
- the dhdds gene encoding LOW QUALITY PROTEIN: dehydrodolichyl diphosphate synthase complex subunit DHDDS (The sequence of the model RefSeq protein was modified relative to this genomic sequence to represent the inferred CDS: deleted 1 base in 1 codon), producing MSWIKEGELNLLERISANILKAGPMPKHVAFIMDGNRRFARRKNMDRQEGHMQGFNKLAETLRWCKHLNIPEVTVYAFSIENFKRTKDEVDGLMELAKQKFERLLEERESLEKHGVCIRVLGDLNLLPLDLQQLIAKAVLTTRAHNKCFLNVCFAYTSRYEMTNAVREMAWGVEQGLIKASDVSEALLSECLYSNNSPNPDLLIRTSGEVRLSDFLLWQMSHTCLVFQSVLWPEYSFWNLCEAILQYQVNHKSIQNARYVHREHQALQQLEADRACTAEHLQRHGNGKPADAGRRQEAMSHYAARRQERVRDFLEVLTHKRDSFFTDLCKDVSA from the exons ATGTCGTGGATAAAGGAGGGCGAGTTAAACCTGCTCGAGAGGATTTCAGCCAACATCCTCAAg GCAGGGCCAATGCCCAAACACGTGGCCTTCATCATGGACGGCAACCGTCGGTTTGCGCGCAGGAAGAACATGGATCGCCAGGAGGGACACATGCAGGGCTTCAACAAGTTGGCAGAA ACACTTCGCTGGTGCAAGCATCTAAACATTCCTGAAGTGACA GTGTACGCCTTCAGCATTGAGAACTTCAAGCGCACTAAGGACGAAGTGGACGGCCTGATGGAACTGGCCAAGCAGAAATTTGAAAGACTTTTGGAGGAACG GGAGAGTCTGGAGAAGCACGGCGTTTGCATCCGGGTGCTGGGCGACTTGAACCTGCTGCCGCTGGACCTCCAGCAGTTAATCGCCAAAGCGGTGCTCACCACACGAGCGCACAATAA gtgTTTCTTGAATGTGTGTTTCGCCTATACATCACGATATGAAATGACTAACGCAGTGAGAGAGATGGCCTGGGGGGTGGAGCAAGGACTGATTAAAGCCAG TGATGTTTCTGAGGCACTGCTGAGCGAATGTCTGTACAGCAACAATTCTCCAAATCCTGACCTTCTTATCCGAACCTCGGGCGAGGTGCGCCTCAGTGACTTTCTACTCTGGCAG ATGTCCCACACGTGTTTAGTATTCCAGTCAGTGCTGTGGCCTGAGTATTCCTTCTGGAACTTGTGTGAAGCCATTCTCCAGTATCAAGTCAACCACAAATCCATCCAG AATGCGCGGTACGTTCACCGAGAGCACCAGGCACTGCAGCAGCTGGAGGCGGACCGCGCCTGTACTGCCGAGCACCTGCAGCGCCACGGCAACGGCAAGCCCGCCGACGCCGGCCGCAGGCAGGAAGCGATGTCGCACTACGCTGCCCGGCGCCAAGAGCGAGTGCGGGACTTCCTGGAAGTGCTCACGCACAAGCGGGACTCTTTCTTTACTGACTTGTGCAAGGACGTGTCAGCTTAA